In candidate division WOR-3 bacterium, the following proteins share a genomic window:
- the msrA gene encoding peptide-methionine (S)-S-oxide reductase gives MTEHSALNKKTASAARAYFAGGCFWGVEYYFEHKDGVVSAVSGYMGGTKDNPTYEDVCSGKYGFYEVVEVTYNPEKVGYEELAKLFFEIHDPTQADGQGPDIGEQYKSVIFYNNEKEKKIAGKLIGILKEKGYNVVTKLFPVTKFYRAEDHHQDYYDKKGTKPACHFYKKRF, from the coding sequence ATGACAGAACATTCTGCATTGAATAAAAAGACGGCGTCCGCCGCCAGGGCGTACTTTGCCGGCGGTTGTTTCTGGGGTGTGGAATATTATTTTGAACATAAAGACGGTGTAGTATCAGCGGTCTCGGGGTATATGGGTGGGACAAAAGATAACCCGACATACGAGGATGTCTGTTCAGGCAAATACGGATTCTATGAGGTGGTTGAAGTTACCTATAACCCTGAAAAGGTCGGTTATGAGGAACTGGCGAAACTCTTCTTCGAGATTCACGACCCGACCCAGGCAGACGGTCAGGGACCGGATATCGGCGAGCAGTATAAATCAGTAATATTCTATAATAATGAAAAAGAGAAGAAGATTGCTGGAAAGTTGATTGGAATTCTGAAAGAAAAAGGCTACAATGTCGTTACGAAACTTTTTCCGGTAACAAAATTTTATCGGGCTGAAGATCATCACCAGGATTACTATGATAAGAAGGGCACAAAACCAGCCTGCCACTTCTACAAGAAGCGGTTTTAG
- a CDS encoding T9SS type A sorting domain-containing protein: protein MADIFGVRVTPTLDTVNSFIINNSAGGQVEPAVVFNGENYIVAWLDFGVTAVRVTPSGVVLDSGNYIGAGNASIDLAFDGERTLAVWFKDYYGVCARFINSQAMPEDTVLRLDSTITTAAVPCVAYDGTNYLVVWQDFCPAGTDLDIYGQFLSSQGTLVGNKISIAAASAAETKPAICFDGDNYFVVWLQDDHAIYGRKIPPDGHIVEPAFQISDSVIFTRDLPMVCAGDSDFLTAWMEWRNDYDIYASLNNTISIKESSGKRPDFQHTCSIVGDLLEIKAGFSWSIYSINGRLLKQQAVGRNRVSKIDFSDFASGVYFVRLKKDSVDIIEKIIKVR, encoded by the coding sequence ATGGCGGATATCTTCGGGGTGCGGGTCACGCCGACACTTGATACAGTGAACAGTTTTATAATCAATAACAGTGCGGGCGGTCAGGTCGAACCGGCGGTTGTCTTCAATGGTGAAAATTACATCGTCGCCTGGCTTGATTTCGGGGTGACGGCGGTGCGTGTTACACCTTCCGGTGTTGTACTCGACAGCGGTAATTATATCGGAGCCGGTAATGCTTCGATCGATCTGGCTTTTGACGGCGAACGCACCCTGGCGGTCTGGTTCAAGGACTATTATGGGGTTTGTGCCCGATTCATAAATAGTCAGGCGATGCCCGAAGATACGGTTTTGCGTCTGGACTCGACGATTACCACTGCCGCGGTTCCCTGTGTTGCTTATGATGGAACCAACTATCTTGTTGTGTGGCAGGATTTTTGTCCGGCAGGTACAGACCTTGATATCTATGGTCAGTTTCTATCAAGCCAGGGTACTCTCGTCGGTAATAAAATTTCCATCGCCGCTGCCAGTGCAGCAGAGACAAAACCGGCGATATGCTTTGATGGTGATAACTATTTTGTCGTCTGGCTTCAGGACGATCATGCGATATACGGTCGTAAGATACCGCCTGACGGTCATATAGTTGAACCTGCTTTTCAGATTTCAGACAGTGTGATTTTTACCCGCGATCTGCCGATGGTCTGTGCAGGTGATTCTGATTTCCTCACCGCCTGGATGGAATGGCGTAATGATTATGACATCTATGCAAGTTTGAATAATACCATTTCAATTAAGGAATCCAGCGGGAAAAGGCCGGATTTTCAACATACCTGTTCAATAGTCGGTGATCTGCTGGAGATCAAAGCCGGTTTCAGTTGGTCGATATACAGCATAAACGGCAGGTTGCTCAAACAGCAGGCAGTGGGTCGGAATCGGGTGTCAAAGATTGATTTTTCGGATTTCGCTTCCGGCGTATACTTTGTTCGGTTAAAAAAAGATTCGGTTGACATAATAGAGAAGATAATAAAGGTGCGTTGA
- a CDS encoding HypC/HybG/HupF family hydrogenase formation chaperone, translated as MCLGVVGRIEEIKEDNMAVVEIMGVRREISIVLVPEIKVGEYVMIHAGFAINPIDEESAKETEELLKQVYGYH; from the coding sequence ATGTGTTTAGGAGTCGTGGGCAGAATCGAAGAGATAAAAGAAGATAATATGGCGGTGGTGGAGATAATGGGTGTACGGCGTGAAATCTCGATTGTGCTTGTGCCTGAGATAAAAGTTGGTGAATACGTAATGATCCACGCTGGTTTCGCCATAAACCCGATTGATGAAGAGTCGGCAAAAGAGACTGAAGAGTTGTTGAAACAGGTGTATGGATATCACTGA